ACTTCTGCTTAAAAGGTGTTGCAAactccataattttattttattttcctttttctcacGAGGGAAAGTCTTATTTCTTGGTTATAGAATACTCAATCCGTTCCCTGCCCCTTtcacccttttttatttattaatcttcATGTTAATTAGCTTTCTCTGCGCAACTTTCGATTAATGATCAAACTCGCccctcaaaaagaaaaataatagtttCCAAATGAATATTTCGATAGCATACACAGCAGAAATCCAGCAGCCAAACAACAATATTAGAAAGTCAAGGCTACGCGAGGATAAAAGGGCTTTGCCGATACAGATGGAGCACTGATTGTAGCCACTTGGGTGAGCTATCCATGGCTGAAATACGACAACATGAACATAGGACACAAAAAGCAGTCCGACATGGACTCCACTACGAGGAGGGACAATGATCTGACCATTTCCTCACATGTTTTTGTCTTGTGCAAGGCTCTCTAGGCCTACCTTCACCAGTTAAGGCATCCCCTGTGTCCTCTGTTCTCTTGAGGAATCCAGATTGATCCTGCCAAATTAGTGGCAATATTGCCTCCCCTGGATAATATTAACACAAGAATCACAGGAGAAGTATCGATCTTGGCTTAATCAAGCATGATTTGAAGATCATTATTGATCGTAGACTTCCTAGGCATTTGTTAATTGCTCATCAGTTGGCTTCATGTCCATATCATTCCAATTGGGGTGCGATGCAAGACAACGACTCGCAATTATACATCTGATGGAAAATTACAGGAGGATAAGATGACCATAACTGACTTGCCCACCCAAGACTATACACAAATTCTAGCCTGAATGACAAACTTTCTGTGTCTCATGGATCAATTAAGTGAACCAATCCTGTTCTGGAGTGGCCGCTAGAGTCACCCACCAATACACGTTTCAAATCCCTTAGACTTTAATGGTGCTCTAGAGAACAAGCaggaagaaaatataattaagatatgctttaattaagataaaaagttACAGATGGAGAAAGACCAAACCTTTTCTTCCCGGGAAACCTTTGGAATCTCAGCAACGTAGAGATTTTTCCGATGGGACCCGAAAAGAAAAGTCACCGGATTGATGACAGCCAATGTAAATATATATCGGCTGGATGAGTATCAGTCAAAACATTCTACTCTTTTATGATGAGCCTCGATCAAATTCAATACAACCTGATGGTCAAGGTCAGAATGGTGGTAATTGCCTGTtactctttattattattattattattattattattaataatgtgggtgtccggatcagcttacacatacctcgactaatttcatggGTCATaaagttaacaatcatataagcTTTCATGACCCTAAGGTTTGTGAAACTCAAACTAGtgacctttaaaaaacaaatttactacctaaccagttgagctacacctctactttttatttttttaattaagtatgtTGTTGTAATCACTGTTTGTACATTTAAGtatattttaaagatgcatttagtaaaaaaaaaaaacaaaaaaacaatagattagtatctttaatgtttttttttatgattttaatgttaaaaataaaaaatctaaaaaaaatcacaataccTGACACAATTCGTCAGAGTCcatttcattaaataataaaattatctcattTTTCAAACAATAAGAAATGATGTATATTCAATTCAATGAAGAGCCAACCTCTGATAGATAGcaaaagtagtttttttcaGCTAGGCGTCGATTGAAGGCATCGAACCATGTAAAATTGGTTGCAATTTGCAGCGTTCATAGCTATCCTATCTTTTACATTATCCTTATCTTATTTCAACTTCTTTCCTTGGTTTTACCTCAGAGTCATACGTGTACCTTGTCGAGACTTCTTActctttgaaaatatcaaacttTTCCTCAaagacacaaaataaataaataaataaataaataaataaattcaaacccATAAAAGTAATGCTATAATCTCACCAAATAGTTTCTCCAAAGTTAATCACTTCTTAAGAAATACCATACATTGAACGAggttgaaattttgaaaattagaatctcataaatcatgattttttagagAAGTGACGCGAGAATAATCTtccaactaaaaataattacttttaaattttataatttatattaaattcaataatttagatgctaccataaagaaaaatattgattataacaaaattttattattgttaacattcattgtattaaaattatatttattaattttaaaatttctcgTGATTTAGATtaaacataaacaataaaacattagaaaaaataatatagctaatcatcatcaaataatcattaatttggTTAAGAAACTTGACATTATCACCAAACAAATACATtgagtcaattttattttatttttctccttttttctagctaaatgtGTGTGATAATGTCATATATAGTGtttttgtgaaaatatttttaaatttaaaaatatattaaaataatatttttttaaattttttaataccaatacagtaaaaatatcaaaagttacctaaaaacactaattaatatttttttcgaaTTAAAAAACAGGTTGATTCGTTGTAAATCCCTTTCGACAAGACAAGTCATTAGCAGGAATCCCAATTGATTTCAATGCAATTAACGAGGCCTTGAATTGATGCAATGACAAGATGACAGGGGAGCATGTTACAATACACGCGCACCGGTGATTCCTGTAGTCCAGGCCCATCTCGTGGTCGCCGGACCAATCATATTGCCATTTAGTGATTGACACGTGTTTGGCGGCGAAACAGATTCCTTACTTCGCAGTATTTCCTTCCTAGTAGatctacattttttaaaaatatcttttcgtaaaatattaaaaaaatgtatttattgaatataaattttctaatatgAAGAATTATAGATCTTgtttaacttttattaaaagaaatagacaaaaataaaggattgaatcaaaataaatttagaatatcacaatttattttttcgctTTGGGCACTTCGAGGAAGCGCATAACCGAACAACAACCCAACTTCTTATTTACcactaataatattaatatatgcaCCTGCGAAACATGTGACCATAATATTCAACACAACAGCCGCCTTTTTGAGCAATAATACTCTATGTGACGTCTCACCGTTTCGCACATCGTCACACAAAACCACAATACCCAAGTAACCAACAGCTTATGCTCAACCCCCACGCGCACTTTAGCACCTAGCGGTAagaacttcaaaagaaaaacgAATCCCACATACGCGACACACGTCCTTAACCACCGGCCACTACAGGTCATTAAGGGTCCTCTCTGACCGTTGACCAGTAAATTTAAAACGAAGTAACTTCTCCCTGCAACCGGTTATAGTCagtaattcaaaataaaaatcgcGCTGCTTTCCTACCTTCCTCTCCATATAAGAAGGCAGCCGCTGGCTGAACTTTTTGGTTCATAACTTCCATGTCTGCTTAAATTGTTTCTCAATTGGCAATCGGTTTTCCTCTTATTCACGGTTGTACCCCGCAGGTTATGTTACAAAACAGTCACCGGGAACCTGAGAGCCAACGCTCCTCTTCAGCTCTCGGTTTCCCTCGCCTCCGTTTCTTTCGTTACCGTCGCTTGAGGTAGCCGGTGACCGAGAGTAACCGGAGAGAAAGGGATTCGATTTATTATTTTGTGCTATATTTTTTGACTGTTGTCTACAGTTATGCCTACAACACCAACGAAGGGTAACCGGAGGGGAGGACAGGATCCGGAGAGAAACAGGAAAAACAGGTTGACAGCGAAAGCGTCGTCGTTTCACGGGAAGATACCGGCGGAGATACCGGAGGCCAGGATTCGACGGCCGAAGACACTCCCAGACTTGCTCGCCGGAAGGAATCTTACGGCAAAAGCACCGGAGGTGAGGCCGAAGCTAACGAAGGTATTAGTAAACGTTACGGTTCAAGGCAGCGTTGGTGCAGTGCAAGTTTTGATGTCTCCTGAGTCCACCGTCGGCGAACTCATCTCCGCC
The DNA window shown above is from Populus trichocarpa isolate Nisqually-1 chromosome 4, P.trichocarpa_v4.1, whole genome shotgun sequence and carries:
- the LOC18097991 gene encoding uncharacterized protein At4g22758; this translates as MPTTPTKGNRRGGQDPERNRKNRLTAKASSFHGKIPAEIPEARIRRPKTLPDLLAGRNLTAKAPEVRPKLTKVLVNVTVQGSVGAVQVLMSPESTVGELISAAIQQYKKEGRRPIIANDSRFNLHYSQFSLESLDREEKVMALGSRNFFLCQKKSGMDGASCSSGSGGLTTTSSPSCSKEVEKEVAKSNGVGIRPWLKFMDFLL